The proteins below are encoded in one region of Pseudomonadota bacterium:
- a CDS encoding ParB/RepB/Spo0J family partition protein: protein MATKKTSVNPEFLYVPIGNIVVLEQVRSNINIEADSFKSLIQSIKDKGILEPLLVTGPEGDSYTLICGERRLEAARQLEHEFVPVRVIEAGKESGETIALQLTENLQREDLNPMDQAKGILAFVQAKHPDKGYDVNGLMNELILYKRRPDDLSDKIAPTVGAIIEITGKSINTLFNGLSLLKLSPEIQAAVSDGTLPVSQGYLFAANLDCPDLMQIFANIMKTPVTNPVLNNLLTAWKKVKPAPGKTKPLPMKKQIASLRSFESRIEMGFAKYTKPDLVTLLDELHVFCALVELRIPIAPEPAPEKKRPPQV from the coding sequence ATGGCAACGAAGAAGACGAGTGTAAACCCGGAGTTTCTCTATGTTCCTATTGGGAATATCGTCGTGTTGGAACAGGTGCGATCGAATATCAATATTGAAGCAGACTCGTTCAAGTCACTCATACAATCGATCAAAGACAAAGGTATTTTAGAGCCTCTCCTTGTAACGGGACCGGAAGGCGACTCATACACACTCATCTGCGGGGAGAGACGTCTGGAGGCAGCCCGGCAGCTCGAACATGAATTCGTACCGGTGCGGGTCATAGAAGCAGGTAAGGAATCAGGTGAGACTATAGCCTTGCAGTTGACAGAAAACCTCCAGCGAGAAGATTTAAACCCTATGGATCAGGCCAAGGGGATATTGGCATTTGTTCAGGCGAAACACCCGGATAAGGGGTATGATGTGAATGGATTAATGAACGAGTTGATACTCTACAAGCGGAGGCCTGATGACCTGTCTGATAAAATTGCCCCAACGGTTGGGGCAATTATCGAAATCACCGGAAAGTCAATAAATACACTGTTTAACGGGCTTTCACTTTTAAAACTTTCTCCTGAGATTCAGGCGGCAGTTTCAGATGGGACACTGCCCGTTTCCCAGGGATATCTCTTTGCCGCGAACCTCGATTGCCCAGACCTCATGCAGATATTTGCCAACATAATGAAGACGCCGGTGACCAACCCCGTCCTGAATAACTTGCTTACAGCATGGAAGAAGGTCAAGCCGGCCCCAGGCAAAACGAAGCCCCTACCTATGAAGAAGCAGATTGCCAGCTTACGATCATTTGAATCACGCATTGAGATGGGCTTCGCAAAATACACAAAGCCCGACCTTGTAACACTTCTTGATGAGCTGCATGTTTTCTGTGCTTTAGTGGAACTGCGGATACCGATAGCCCCGGAACCTGCGCCGGAGAAGAAAAGGCCCCCTCAGGTGTGA